From Amycolatopsis sp. cg9, one genomic window encodes:
- a CDS encoding DUF4231 domain-containing protein, which yields MNSRSPRGESADDPWDEPDPALAVALRELGWYRRNADRNRLANRVTEVALLLGSAATTVAAALGATAWVTAVLAATTLVVTGLRRSFDWHENWVEFIGRWSDLRSVIHQYRLLPEDRRGEADRRALLAAVDEIVTSETQRWATRRRKLQENTGRE from the coding sequence ATGAATTCGCGAAGTCCTCGTGGCGAGAGCGCCGACGACCCGTGGGACGAGCCGGATCCCGCGCTGGCCGTCGCGCTTCGGGAGCTGGGGTGGTACCGGCGGAACGCCGACCGGAACCGGCTCGCCAACCGCGTCACCGAGGTCGCGCTGCTGCTCGGCTCGGCGGCCACCACGGTCGCCGCCGCGCTCGGGGCCACGGCCTGGGTCACCGCGGTGCTGGCCGCGACCACCCTGGTCGTCACCGGGTTGCGCCGCTCCTTCGACTGGCACGAGAACTGGGTCGAGTTCATCGGCCGCTGGTCGGACCTGCGGAGCGTCATCCACCAGTACCGCCTGCTGCCCGAAGACCGCCGCGGCGAGGCGGACCGCCGGGCGCTGCTGGCCGCCGTCGACGAGATCGTCACCTCGGAGACCCAGCGCTGGGCGACCCGGCGGCGCAAGCTGCAGGAGAACACCGGTCGTGAGTGA
- a CDS encoding PKD domain-containing protein, translating to MVAVLAAALATAVPGVAHAAAAPSNDDFDSPAAVAALPFTAQEDTSAATEAADDPAWCEGDAASGTVWFRYTATQDGLLRATTTGSDHRTVLSATTGARGHLQPVADGCDYGTDATITFRATAGTTYSFQVSGIETPGGALSFALDAIAPAANDAFADAEPVTALPFTRQPDLSLASAEAGEPESTCVDDEAQPSVWYSLPAADAARSLTARAEGTAAAVTVYSGNSLAELTQVACDRNSLDPVAFGAAAGTRYAVRVTAAHRSYGPTELELAEAPPLDPYVYVSPTSASVFDNVGFSASSWKAIDRPLGGTWDFGDGKTAPVGTDTVYHRYAADGVYPATLHATSPDGRTATIATPVTVTTHDVGIAKFVVPTAARQGESKPVSVDVTNTRYAETVTVVLSKQSADSWTEVGRLTLQVPARATGKVRFPFSYTFAPEDALAGKVAFRAEARLQYPVEDAFTADNAAISIATTVKPPATRIAAV from the coding sequence GTGGTCGCCGTGCTGGCCGCGGCGCTGGCCACCGCGGTGCCGGGGGTCGCGCACGCGGCGGCGGCGCCGTCGAACGACGACTTCGACAGCCCGGCCGCCGTCGCCGCGCTGCCGTTCACCGCGCAGGAGGACACCAGCGCCGCCACCGAGGCGGCCGACGACCCGGCCTGGTGCGAGGGGGACGCCGCGAGCGGGACCGTCTGGTTCCGGTACACCGCGACCCAGGACGGCCTGCTGCGCGCCACGACGACGGGCAGCGACCACCGCACCGTCCTGTCCGCGACCACCGGGGCGCGCGGGCACCTGCAGCCCGTCGCCGACGGCTGCGACTACGGGACGGACGCCACCATCACCTTCCGGGCCACGGCCGGGACGACCTACTCCTTCCAGGTCTCCGGCATCGAAACCCCGGGCGGCGCGCTGTCGTTCGCGCTCGACGCGATCGCGCCGGCGGCCAACGACGCCTTCGCCGACGCCGAGCCGGTGACCGCCCTGCCGTTCACGCGGCAGCCGGACCTCTCGCTCGCCTCCGCCGAGGCCGGGGAGCCGGAGTCGACCTGCGTGGACGACGAGGCCCAGCCGTCGGTCTGGTACTCCCTCCCGGCGGCGGACGCGGCGCGCTCGCTCACCGCCCGGGCCGAGGGGACCGCCGCGGCCGTCACCGTGTACTCCGGGAACTCGCTGGCGGAGCTGACGCAGGTCGCGTGCGACCGGAACTCCCTCGACCCGGTCGCGTTCGGGGCGGCGGCCGGCACCCGCTACGCCGTCCGCGTCACCGCGGCGCACCGCAGCTACGGGCCGACCGAGCTGGAACTGGCCGAGGCGCCGCCGCTGGACCCGTACGTCTACGTGTCACCGACGTCCGCGTCCGTGTTCGACAACGTCGGCTTCTCCGCTTCGTCGTGGAAGGCGATCGACCGGCCGCTGGGCGGGACGTGGGACTTCGGCGACGGCAAGACCGCCCCGGTCGGCACCGATACCGTTTATCACCGCTACGCGGCCGACGGCGTCTACCCGGCCACGCTCCACGCGACTTCGCCCGACGGGCGCACCGCGACCATCGCCACCCCGGTCACCGTGACCACGCACGACGTCGGGATCGCCAAGTTCGTCGTCCCCACCGCGGCTCGGCAGGGGGAAAGCAAGCCGGTCTCGGTGGACGTGACCAACACGCGGTACGCCGAGACGGTCACCGTCGTGCTGTCCAAGCAGTCCGCGGACTCCTGGACCGAGGTCGGCCGGCTCACGCTGCAGGTGCCCGCGCGGGCCACCGGGAAGGTCCGGTTCCCGTTCTCCTACACCTTCGCCCCCGAGGACGCTCTCGCCGGCAAGGTCGCGTTCCGCGCCGAGGCCCGGCTGCAGTACCCGGTGGAGGACGCCTTCACGGCGGACAACGCGGCGATCTCGATCGCCACCACCGTCAAGCCGCCCGCCACGCGCATCGCCGCCGTCTGA